In a single window of the Tellurirhabdus bombi genome:
- a CDS encoding efflux RND transporter periplasmic adaptor subunit, which translates to MKAYYALTLMTGLLIACSSEKKSEVDTKKAELADLKNQQAELGTKIKALELEVAKLDPNKKEQVRVKDVTVSPITATTFRHFVEVQGTIDAKNNVQVSPKSGGTITSLRVKEGDVVRAGSVIAQLDDAVLRDNVEQLKTQLTLANTIFEKQANLWKQQIGTEIQYLQAKNNKEGLERQLATLNTQRSQFTVTSPISGVIDQVNVKLGDMAMPGAGLVRVVNLSQLKVVAKVADTYAGSVKRGDQIIINFPDINKELRTTVNFVSTTVDPLNRTFMVEAPLPSSKDLKPNMLAQVRINDIAKPKAIVIDQNMIQSTENGQLVYVAVNEGGKKIAKASQVKTGQSYGGQIEITEGLKAGDQLITKGYQELVDGQPINF; encoded by the coding sequence ATGAAAGCATACTATGCACTCACTCTGATGACAGGCTTGCTGATTGCCTGCTCGTCTGAAAAAAAATCAGAAGTAGATACCAAAAAAGCAGAACTGGCTGACTTAAAAAATCAGCAAGCTGAACTTGGTACAAAAATTAAGGCACTGGAACTGGAAGTGGCAAAACTTGATCCGAACAAGAAGGAACAAGTTCGGGTAAAAGATGTAACTGTTTCACCAATAACCGCGACTACCTTCCGGCATTTTGTGGAAGTACAAGGCACCATCGACGCCAAAAACAACGTACAGGTATCTCCGAAATCAGGGGGGACTATCACGTCGTTGCGAGTTAAAGAAGGTGATGTGGTAAGGGCGGGTTCAGTTATTGCCCAGCTGGATGACGCCGTCTTGCGGGACAACGTAGAACAATTGAAAACCCAATTGACGCTGGCGAACACCATATTTGAAAAGCAGGCTAATCTCTGGAAGCAACAGATCGGCACCGAAATTCAGTACCTGCAAGCCAAAAACAACAAAGAGGGTCTGGAACGCCAACTGGCTACATTGAATACCCAACGCTCGCAGTTTACGGTGACTTCGCCTATTTCCGGGGTTATTGACCAGGTCAATGTTAAGCTGGGCGACATGGCAATGCCCGGGGCAGGTCTAGTACGGGTAGTAAATCTCTCGCAGTTAAAGGTGGTCGCAAAAGTGGCGGATACGTATGCGGGTAGCGTGAAGCGGGGCGATCAAATCATCATTAATTTTCCCGATATCAATAAGGAATTACGTACAACGGTCAATTTTGTGTCGACAACGGTAGATCCTTTGAACCGTACGTTTATGGTTGAAGCGCCATTGCCATCGAGTAAAGACTTGAAGCCGAATATGCTGGCACAGGTAAGAATCAATGATATAGCCAAGCCAAAAGCAATTGTAATTGACCAAAACATGATTCAAAGTACCGAAAATGGGCAGCTGGTTTATGTGGCAGTCAATGAAGGCGGTAAGAAAATAGCCAAAGCCAGCCAGGTGAAAACGGGGCAAAGCTACGGTGGACAGATCGAAATTACGGAGGGGCTAAAAGCAGGGGACCAGCTCATAACAAAAGGCTATCAGGAATTAGTAGATGGACAACCGATAAACTTCTAA
- a CDS encoding efflux RND transporter permease subunit produces the protein MKFEQYKTLGFTNWCVENRTAIYIFTFIVTLFGLVVYNNLPKEQFPDIKVPQVYVQTVYAGTAPADIENTINKPIEKQLKSISGIKRVKSNALQDVSVILVEFNPDVEASEALQKVRDAVDKAKQDLPKESDLTSGPTAQSVEFSEFPIMNINMAGNFSLKRLKEYAEDLQDAIEAMPEISRVDIVGALTREIQINLDLPRMQSAGLTFTDVMMAVQGENVNASGGDLNVDGVRRTLRVKGEFTDVQQMQNILIRTGTGATVRLGDVAEVVDSFEEQQDFARLDNKTVVTLNVIKRAGANLISASDQIEEKIAEYKESRFPQGLDVKITADQSERTRADIHDLINTVILGFVFVVLILMFFMGVRDAIFIGLSVPLSALVAFVCMPVVGPIVGTTFTLNTIVLFAFLLGLGIVVDDAIVVIENTHRLFNLHKDWDIKKAVKAAAGEVFIPVLSGTLTTIAPFFPLLFWPGIVGEFMKFLPLTLILTLFASLFVAYVMNPVFAVTFMQRHDEEHHEEVDTSFKTIQRPIIIMAAMAGVGYIIDRGIGNLFVFFIILYVFNHYVLTPRIIIPFQERLLPKLKNGYRKLISWLLQGWRPAGAIISMFALLIVTFVLMGIVQPKVIFFPSGDPDYIYVYNVMPVGTDSRVTDSVTKVIERRVFNVLEKNKAAHIVNSVIANVGKNAGDPTNPDRSATPHKSKVTVAFIKNEARGGISTEDILNKVRGAMQGIPGTEISVEREQNGPPTGKPISIEIAGDDFKMLSNLEKEVRQMITKAGIEGIDQLKSDLITNKPEIIINVDRDKAQREGISTGQVAQAIRAALFGLEVSKFRDEKDEYPIMVRLKQDDRSQIERLLSMNVVYRDMNAGGLLRQVPLTSVANISYSTTFSQINRKNQERLITLGSDVIPGYNANQIVAQIQQLVDQMEVPNGYTVRMGGEQEDQQESMSFLGGAFGLALLLIYLILATQFNSVVKPIIIFVTIILSLIGVLLGFMAFGKTFSVIMSGVGIIALAGIVVKNGILLIEFIDELRDRGMPLREAIIEGGGIRLTPVLLTASAAVLGLIPLAIGLTVDFVGLFQNFDPHIVIGGDSAVFWNILAWTIIFGLTFSTVLTLIAVPCMYWINERIRIKYFGKKDIVEERPEPEFINE, from the coding sequence ATGAAATTCGAACAATATAAAACACTCGGCTTCACAAACTGGTGTGTCGAAAACCGAACGGCGATCTACATCTTTACGTTTATCGTTACCTTATTTGGTCTGGTCGTTTACAACAACCTGCCTAAAGAGCAATTTCCGGATATAAAGGTACCGCAGGTGTATGTGCAGACAGTTTACGCGGGAACGGCACCGGCTGATATCGAGAATACAATTAATAAGCCCATCGAAAAACAGCTTAAGTCGATCTCGGGCATTAAACGGGTTAAATCCAACGCCTTGCAGGATGTATCGGTCATTCTGGTGGAGTTTAATCCAGATGTCGAGGCATCGGAGGCGCTTCAGAAAGTACGGGATGCCGTCGATAAGGCGAAACAGGACTTGCCCAAAGAAAGTGATCTGACTTCGGGGCCAACCGCCCAAAGCGTTGAATTTTCGGAATTTCCGATCATGAACATCAACATGGCCGGTAACTTTTCGCTCAAACGCCTGAAAGAATACGCCGAAGATTTACAGGACGCCATCGAAGCCATGCCGGAAATCAGCCGTGTGGATATTGTTGGGGCGTTGACGCGGGAAATTCAGATTAATCTTGATTTGCCTCGTATGCAGTCGGCTGGTTTGACGTTTACAGACGTGATGATGGCCGTGCAGGGTGAAAACGTCAACGCTTCGGGAGGTGATCTAAATGTTGACGGTGTTCGCCGGACCTTGCGGGTGAAGGGCGAGTTTACGGATGTGCAGCAAATGCAAAACATCCTGATTCGAACCGGTACCGGCGCTACGGTGCGTTTGGGCGATGTTGCCGAGGTAGTGGATAGTTTTGAAGAGCAGCAGGATTTTGCCCGTCTGGACAATAAAACGGTCGTAACGCTGAACGTAATCAAGCGGGCGGGTGCCAACCTTATTTCGGCTTCGGATCAGATTGAAGAAAAAATCGCCGAGTACAAAGAAAGCCGCTTTCCGCAAGGACTGGATGTGAAAATCACAGCCGACCAGTCGGAACGGACACGAGCCGATATTCACGATCTGATCAATACCGTTATTCTTGGTTTTGTTTTCGTGGTACTGATCCTGATGTTCTTTATGGGAGTACGCGATGCTATTTTCATTGGTCTATCGGTGCCCCTGTCGGCTTTGGTGGCCTTTGTCTGTATGCCCGTGGTGGGGCCTATCGTTGGCACTACCTTCACGTTGAATACCATCGTGTTATTTGCCTTCCTGCTGGGTCTGGGAATTGTGGTGGATGATGCCATTGTGGTGATTGAAAACACGCACCGGCTCTTCAACCTGCACAAAGACTGGGACATCAAAAAAGCAGTAAAAGCCGCAGCTGGCGAGGTATTTATTCCGGTATTATCGGGAACGCTGACGACTATCGCTCCCTTCTTTCCGCTCTTGTTCTGGCCGGGTATTGTGGGCGAATTCATGAAATTCCTGCCCCTAACGCTGATTCTAACCTTGTTTGCTTCGCTATTTGTCGCTTATGTCATGAATCCAGTGTTTGCCGTAACGTTCATGCAGCGCCATGATGAGGAACACCACGAGGAGGTTGATACCAGCTTCAAGACCATTCAGCGCCCAATAATTATTATGGCCGCTATGGCTGGTGTGGGATACATTATTGACCGGGGGATCGGCAACTTGTTTGTATTCTTTATCATCTTGTACGTATTCAATCATTATGTCCTGACACCACGCATCATCATACCCTTTCAGGAGCGGTTGTTACCAAAGTTAAAAAACGGGTATCGTAAACTGATTTCGTGGCTATTGCAAGGCTGGCGGCCAGCTGGAGCTATCATTTCCATGTTTGCTTTGCTGATCGTTACCTTTGTTCTAATGGGCATCGTCCAGCCAAAAGTGATTTTCTTCCCCAGCGGTGATCCAGATTACATTTATGTCTACAATGTAATGCCTGTTGGAACGGATTCACGGGTGACGGACTCGGTTACTAAAGTCATTGAGCGGCGGGTGTTCAACGTGCTGGAAAAGAATAAAGCCGCTCACATTGTTAATTCTGTGATTGCCAATGTGGGTAAAAATGCCGGTGATCCAACTAATCCCGACCGTTCAGCAACGCCGCACAAATCGAAAGTAACGGTAGCCTTCATCAAAAACGAAGCGCGAGGTGGCATCTCCACAGAAGACATCCTGAACAAAGTTCGGGGAGCCATGCAGGGAATCCCAGGTACTGAAATTTCGGTCGAGCGGGAGCAAAATGGTCCCCCAACGGGAAAACCCATCTCCATCGAAATTGCGGGTGATGACTTCAAAATGTTATCGAACCTGGAGAAAGAAGTGCGGCAGATGATTACGAAAGCAGGTATTGAAGGAATCGACCAGCTAAAGTCAGACCTGATTACCAACAAGCCAGAAATTATCATCAATGTGGACCGCGACAAAGCGCAGCGCGAAGGGATTTCGACGGGCCAGGTAGCGCAGGCCATTCGGGCCGCGTTGTTTGGGTTGGAAGTATCGAAGTTTCGGGACGAAAAAGACGAATACCCGATCATGGTTCGCCTGAAACAAGACGACCGGAGCCAAATCGAACGGCTATTGAGTATGAATGTGGTCTACCGGGATATGAACGCAGGCGGGCTGCTGCGTCAAGTACCGCTAACATCCGTAGCCAATATTAGCTACTCAACTACCTTTAGCCAGATCAACCGGAAAAACCAGGAGCGCCTGATTACACTAGGTTCAGACGTAATTCCGGGTTACAATGCTAACCAGATTGTGGCTCAGATTCAGCAATTGGTTGATCAGATGGAAGTTCCGAATGGCTATACCGTCCGCATGGGTGGTGAGCAGGAAGACCAGCAGGAGTCCATGAGTTTCCTTGGTGGTGCGTTCGGGCTGGCTCTGTTGCTAATCTATCTGATTCTGGCCACTCAGTTTAACTCCGTCGTGAAGCCAATTATTATTTTCGTGACGATTATTCTGTCCCTGATTGGCGTGTTGTTGGGTTTCATGGCTTTCGGCAAAACCTTCTCGGTCATTATGTCCGGGGTTGGGATTATTGCCCTGGCCGGTATTGTGGTGAAAAATGGAATCCTGCTGATTGAATTTATCGACGAATTGCGCGATCGGGGAATGCCGTTGCGGGAGGCCATTATTGAAGGAGGAGGTATTCGGTTAACGCCCGTTTTACTAACGGCTTCGGCAGCCGTGCTTGGTCTGATTCCCTTGGCCATTGGCTTAACGGTTGACTTTGTCGGACTGTTCCAAAATTTTGATCCGCATATTGTCATTGGTGGCGATAGCGCCGTATTCTGGAATATTCTGGCCTGGACCATTATTTTTGGTTTAACTTTTTCAACCGTTCTAACGCTGATTGCGGTTCCTTGTATGTATTGGATCAATGAGCGAATCCGAATTAAATATTTCGGAAAAAAAGACATCGTTGAAGAAAGGCCGGAACCTGAGTTTATAAACGAATAA
- a CDS encoding metallophosphoesterase — MNRLVVIVFVSAVMLLIDWYVFQAVKTVTNASSEGTRRAATIVYWSFTGLILLLYLIMQFSPPDAFGRVTRNFMYSVIAIPYLCKVFPVLFLLIDDLGRLGRWVVSLVHRPDVRAAVDQTTQETIPVTDAITRSEFLSKAALVAGAVPLVGFTYGIVSGAHDYRIRRVKLALKNLPSGFDGMRIAQLSDIHSGSFFNKTAVKGGIEMLLREKPDMVFFTGDLVNNTADEVTDYLPIFDKVKAPLGVYSTLGNHDYGDYVAWESNDAKRRNLQRLMVAHKQMGWNLMMDENRIFEQNGDKIALIGIQNWGSGRWPKYGDLAKAYRGTEEYPVKLLLSHDPSHWDAQVRQQFPDIDAMFAGHTHGMQFGVEVGDFKWSPSQYVYKQWAGLYQENNQYLYVNRGYGYLGYPGRLGIFPEITLIELKKA, encoded by the coding sequence ATGAATCGACTAGTAGTAATTGTATTTGTATCAGCCGTTATGCTGCTGATTGACTGGTATGTCTTTCAAGCGGTAAAAACGGTGACGAATGCGTCTTCGGAAGGCACCAGACGGGCGGCCACGATTGTTTATTGGAGCTTTACCGGCCTTATTTTGCTGCTGTATCTTATTATGCAGTTTAGCCCACCAGATGCATTCGGACGCGTAACGCGCAATTTTATGTATTCCGTTATTGCCATTCCGTACCTCTGTAAAGTGTTTCCTGTTCTGTTTTTGCTGATTGACGACTTGGGCCGCCTGGGGCGCTGGGTGGTTTCGCTGGTTCATCGCCCGGATGTTCGGGCCGCCGTGGACCAAACGACGCAGGAAACCATTCCAGTAACGGATGCGATTACCCGGTCCGAGTTTCTGTCGAAAGCGGCCCTGGTGGCTGGTGCTGTTCCCTTGGTAGGCTTTACGTATGGAATTGTTTCGGGAGCGCACGATTACCGGATTCGGCGGGTAAAACTTGCGCTGAAAAACCTGCCGTCTGGTTTCGATGGGATGCGGATTGCGCAATTGTCCGATATTCATTCCGGTAGTTTTTTCAACAAAACGGCGGTGAAAGGAGGGATTGAGATGTTGCTTCGTGAAAAGCCGGATATGGTATTTTTTACAGGTGATCTGGTAAACAACACGGCGGATGAAGTGACTGATTACCTCCCTATTTTCGACAAAGTAAAAGCACCACTGGGCGTTTATTCGACGCTGGGAAACCACGATTATGGCGACTACGTTGCCTGGGAAAGCAATGACGCGAAGCGCCGAAATTTGCAACGGCTCATGGTGGCTCACAAGCAAATGGGTTGGAACCTGATGATGGATGAAAACCGGATTTTTGAACAAAATGGAGATAAAATCGCTTTAATCGGTATTCAAAATTGGGGTTCGGGCCGGTGGCCAAAATATGGTGATCTGGCAAAAGCGTACCGTGGTACAGAGGAATATCCAGTCAAGTTGTTGCTTTCGCACGATCCCAGCCATTGGGATGCGCAGGTTCGTCAGCAGTTTCCAGACATTGATGCCATGTTTGCCGGCCATACCCACGGCATGCAATTTGGGGTAGAAGTGGGTGATTTCAAGTGGAGCCCCTCTCAATACGTCTACAAACAATGGGCAGGTTTATACCAGGAAAACAATCAATACTTGTACGTCAACCGCGGCTATGGATACCTAGGCTATCCTGGACGGCTTGGAATTTTCCCGGAGATAACCCTAATTGAATTAAAAAAAGCCTGA
- a CDS encoding dienelactone hydrolase family protein — MKALFIFVGSLFLSLIAPKKPEDKVLPLTSDGVPLCYTSTSHDMAALAADPAFQKLHREPIAFMYTSAAGEMVKFAAPDGKEANGFLLKSKTASDKWLLVYQEWWGLNDYVKQEAEKYYNDLKDVNVLAIDMYDGQVATKREEAAQLVQSVKKERLGAIMQAAITYAGPKAKIASVGWCFGGGLSLQSALLAGNQAVGCVMYYGQPEKNPERLKTLNTDVLGIFGIRDKGIPPASVSEFEKTMKEVGKVATIKMYDADHAFANPSNPGFDKAATEDAYQLTQTYLKERFNK, encoded by the coding sequence ATGAAAGCACTCTTTATTTTCGTTGGATCGCTGTTTCTATCGCTGATTGCTCCTAAAAAGCCAGAGGATAAGGTATTACCACTGACCTCGGATGGTGTTCCCCTCTGTTATACTTCTACTTCGCACGATATGGCTGCCTTAGCTGCTGACCCTGCCTTTCAAAAATTACACAGGGAGCCGATTGCCTTCATGTATACCAGCGCCGCTGGTGAGATGGTGAAGTTTGCCGCTCCGGATGGAAAAGAAGCGAACGGATTCCTGCTAAAGTCTAAAACAGCTTCAGATAAATGGCTACTGGTTTATCAGGAGTGGTGGGGCTTGAACGATTATGTTAAGCAGGAAGCCGAAAAATACTACAACGACCTAAAAGACGTGAATGTGCTGGCCATTGACATGTATGATGGTCAGGTAGCAACCAAACGGGAGGAAGCCGCTCAATTGGTACAATCTGTCAAAAAAGAGCGTTTAGGCGCCATTATGCAGGCTGCCATTACTTACGCGGGTCCAAAGGCAAAAATTGCGAGTGTCGGCTGGTGTTTTGGCGGTGGCTTGTCCCTGCAATCAGCTTTGTTAGCAGGCAATCAAGCCGTCGGCTGTGTGATGTACTACGGCCAGCCAGAAAAAAATCCAGAGCGTTTAAAAACACTAAATACAGACGTGCTGGGTATTTTCGGAATCCGTGACAAAGGCATTCCACCGGCTAGTGTTTCAGAGTTTGAGAAGACAATGAAAGAAGTTGGTAAAGTAGCTACCATCAAAATGTATGATGCCGATCATGCGTTTGCTAACCCAAGTAATCCGGGGTTTGACAAAGCCGCAACTGAAGATGCTTATCAATTGACGCAGACCTATTTGAAAGAACGGTTCAATAAGTAA
- a CDS encoding outer membrane beta-barrel protein, translating to MRTHRSTYLVILLVTLFSSSLFAQNRQLKIRLRDANQDAVIGANLQLTDRTDTTRRLYASSDTAGLASFQIQTGKAYRLQVTSVGYKPLRREIPASIGQGVLTLMMAQDNITLQAVSVTAARPLVRQEDDKTIVDPEPIASTSTSAYELLEKTPGLFLDPDGNVYLSSTSPATIYINGREQKMSAADMASLLRSLPPNSIARMEVMRTPSARYDASGSGGIVNIILRKGVKIGLTGSANAGFNQGKLGNQFVGININNGQDNRTSYLNVNYTRRNSYEQVQSQRQFAPDSVLGQDAYTTYPAHVLYAGYGLGFDLSRKWELNFDGRLSWTGAETESENDNQISQISAGRLLSDNRNFVNTHNRVWSISQGVTTKYKLDTLGSEVTTDVSYNFIGNQSTQDFSTRYLLPERPGITGDGTFDNQRHLFAAQADLKYKLSTTLTFESGAKTTIQRFTNRTNYFNQVNNNRLPDQFRTNSFDYRENINAAYAQLSKTFGQFILKGGLRLENTNMYGQQRVPADTSFKINRTDLFPYVYLSRRVAKIAGYELRSYLVYRRSITRPAYDYLNPGARYIDQYLYETGNPALRPQFTDNYEVNISVEDRPLFAVGRNHTRDIFTNVVYQDPGNRSIAYRTYDNLGSNRETYFRILGAIPPVNRYFFVVGAQYNHNEYTGFYENRPLNFSRGSWSFFTFHSLKIDRRSTFTLNGFIRTKGQLQFYELSNFGSLNMSLNRKFLSDKLMVTLTANDILFTNYYRFTLQQGTVAATGLRRNDTRRFGMTLRYNFGLRKKEERVNMFNVEAPTQ from the coding sequence ATGCGTACTCACCGTTCTACTTACTTAGTAATTTTACTTGTTACTCTTTTTTCTTCTTCTCTTTTTGCCCAAAACCGTCAACTGAAAATTCGGTTGCGGGATGCCAATCAGGACGCCGTAATTGGCGCTAATCTCCAGCTAACCGACCGGACCGATACAACCCGCCGTCTGTATGCCAGTAGCGATACGGCTGGCCTGGCTTCGTTTCAAATCCAGACAGGAAAGGCGTATCGATTGCAGGTTACCTCGGTGGGTTATAAACCACTGCGCCGGGAAATTCCGGCTTCAATCGGACAAGGCGTATTAACCCTGATGATGGCGCAGGATAACATTACCCTTCAAGCCGTATCGGTAACGGCGGCCAGACCGCTGGTGCGGCAGGAAGACGACAAAACCATTGTTGATCCGGAACCGATTGCCAGCACGAGTACCAGCGCTTACGAACTGCTGGAAAAAACACCCGGGCTTTTTCTGGATCCTGATGGCAACGTTTATCTCAGCAGCACCAGTCCAGCTACCATCTATATCAACGGGCGAGAGCAAAAAATGAGCGCGGCAGATATGGCTTCCCTCCTGAGAAGTCTGCCACCAAACAGCATTGCCCGAATGGAAGTGATGCGTACGCCTTCAGCGCGTTATGACGCTAGCGGAAGTGGGGGAATAGTCAATATCATCCTGCGGAAAGGCGTTAAAATAGGTCTGACTGGTTCGGCCAACGCCGGTTTTAATCAGGGAAAACTGGGCAATCAGTTTGTGGGGATTAACATTAACAATGGCCAGGATAACCGGACCTCTTACCTGAACGTAAATTATACACGGCGTAATTCTTATGAGCAGGTGCAGAGCCAGCGACAGTTTGCGCCGGATTCTGTTCTGGGTCAGGATGCTTATACCACATATCCGGCTCATGTATTGTATGCGGGTTACGGACTGGGGTTCGATTTGTCCCGCAAATGGGAATTGAATTTTGATGGACGTTTGTCATGGACTGGTGCTGAAACAGAGTCGGAAAACGACAACCAGATTAGTCAGATCAGTGCTGGCCGCTTGCTGTCTGACAACCGAAATTTTGTAAACACGCACAATCGGGTTTGGTCAATTAGTCAGGGAGTTACGACAAAATACAAATTAGATACCTTGGGTTCCGAGGTTACGACGGATGTTTCCTATAACTTCATTGGTAATCAAAGCACGCAGGATTTTTCCACGCGTTATTTATTGCCCGAGCGTCCGGGTATCACGGGCGACGGTACGTTTGATAACCAGCGTCATCTTTTCGCTGCGCAGGCCGATTTGAAATACAAGCTAAGTACTACGCTCACCTTCGAATCGGGGGCAAAAACAACGATTCAGCGTTTCACAAATCGAACGAATTATTTTAACCAGGTCAACAACAACCGTTTGCCCGACCAGTTTCGGACCAATTCGTTTGATTATCGGGAGAATATTAATGCGGCTTACGCGCAGCTCTCAAAGACGTTTGGGCAATTTATTTTGAAAGGTGGTCTGCGGCTCGAAAACACAAATATGTACGGCCAGCAGCGGGTTCCAGCCGACACGTCGTTTAAGATCAATCGCACGGATTTATTCCCGTATGTATACCTAAGCCGCCGGGTAGCTAAAATCGCCGGGTATGAACTGCGGAGTTATTTAGTATACCGACGCTCGATTACACGTCCGGCTTACGACTACCTAAACCCGGGTGCCCGTTACATTGATCAGTATTTATACGAAACGGGTAATCCAGCGTTGCGACCTCAGTTTACCGATAATTACGAGGTAAATATCAGCGTGGAAGATCGGCCGCTTTTTGCCGTTGGACGCAACCATACCCGCGACATTTTCACGAATGTTGTTTATCAAGACCCCGGTAACCGCAGCATCGCCTACCGGACCTACGACAATCTTGGCTCAAACCGAGAAACGTATTTCCGAATTTTGGGCGCTATTCCCCCCGTTAATCGTTACTTTTTTGTGGTGGGTGCGCAGTACAATCACAACGAGTACACCGGTTTTTACGAAAATCGTCCGCTGAATTTTAGCCGGGGAAGCTGGTCATTTTTTACCTTCCATTCGTTGAAAATAGACCGCCGATCCACCTTTACGCTAAATGGATTTATTCGCACCAAGGGACAGCTTCAGTTTTATGAGCTAAGCAATTTTGGCTCGCTGAACATGAGCCTGAACCGGAAATTTTTAAGCGATAAGCTGATGGTCACCCTAACGGCGAACGATATTTTATTTACAAATTACTATCGGTTCACGCTTCAGCAGGGCACCGTAGCTGCCACCGGGCTGCGTCGCAATGACACGCGCCGGTTTGGAATGACGCTGCGTTATAATTTTGGTCTTCGTAAAAAAGAGGAGCGGGTTAATATGTTTAACGTCGAAGCGCCGACTCAGTAA
- the typA gene encoding translational GTPase TypA, with protein sequence MQSIRNIAIIAHVDHGKTTLVDKIIHASKIFRDNQEFGDLILDNNDLERERGITIVSKNVSVRYKDVKINIIDTPGHSDFGGEVERVLKMADGVCLLVDAFEGPMPQTRFVLSKALQLGLKPVVIVNKVDKENCRPEEVQEQVFDLMFNLGATEDQLDFVTVYGSSKQGWMGPDWRTPTDNITFLLDTIIENIPAAPVNEGNPQMQITSLDYSAFVGRIAIGRVHRGTLREGANMALVQADGVIKKVRIKELQIFEGLGKQKVTEVSSGEICAVTGLENFEIGDTLTDAENPEALTRIAVDEPTMNMLFTINNSPFFGKEGKFVTSRHLRERLYKETEKNLALRVENTDSEDRFLVFGRGILHLSVLIETMRREGYELQVGQPQVLFKQDENGNRLEPIETLVVDVPEATAGKVIELATQRKGELLIMEPKGDLQHLEFEIPSRGLIGLRSNVLTATFGEAVMSHRVKDYQAYKGPIPERINGSLISMNSGAATAYAIDKLQDRGSFFVEPGDDIYTGQVIGEHNRQNDIVVNLQTAKQLTNMRASGSDTNVKIAPKITFSLEESMEYIQKDEYLEVTPKSIRIRKIYLDENERKRNQSKFVMA encoded by the coding sequence ATGCAATCTATTCGCAACATAGCTATTATAGCACACGTTGACCACGGTAAAACAACACTGGTTGACAAAATTATTCACGCTTCGAAGATCTTCCGGGACAACCAGGAGTTTGGCGACCTGATTCTGGACAACAACGACCTGGAGCGGGAACGGGGAATTACAATCGTCTCAAAGAACGTTTCTGTACGTTACAAAGACGTGAAAATCAACATTATTGATACACCAGGTCACTCCGATTTTGGCGGTGAAGTTGAGCGTGTATTGAAAATGGCTGACGGTGTTTGTCTGCTGGTTGATGCTTTTGAAGGCCCGATGCCTCAGACACGTTTTGTGTTGAGCAAGGCACTACAACTAGGCCTGAAGCCTGTTGTCATTGTTAACAAAGTGGACAAAGAAAACTGTCGTCCAGAAGAAGTTCAGGAGCAAGTTTTTGACCTGATGTTCAACCTGGGTGCAACAGAAGACCAGCTTGATTTTGTGACCGTTTATGGTTCATCGAAACAAGGCTGGATGGGGCCGGATTGGAGAACACCAACCGACAACATTACTTTCCTACTGGATACCATCATTGAAAATATTCCGGCGGCCCCGGTAAATGAAGGTAATCCACAAATGCAGATTACCTCCCTCGATTATTCTGCCTTCGTAGGTCGGATTGCCATCGGACGGGTGCATCGCGGAACCTTGCGTGAAGGTGCTAACATGGCGTTGGTGCAAGCTGACGGAGTTATTAAAAAAGTACGGATTAAAGAACTTCAGATATTTGAAGGCCTAGGTAAACAAAAGGTTACTGAGGTATCATCCGGCGAGATTTGCGCGGTAACTGGTTTGGAGAACTTCGAAATTGGTGATACGCTGACAGACGCCGAAAATCCGGAGGCTTTGACGCGTATTGCAGTTGATGAGCCAACCATGAACATGTTGTTCACCATCAACAACTCGCCTTTCTTTGGTAAGGAAGGAAAGTTTGTGACATCACGTCACTTGCGTGAGCGCTTGTATAAAGAAACAGAGAAAAACCTGGCACTGCGGGTTGAAAATACAGATAGCGAAGACCGGTTCCTGGTATTTGGCCGCGGAATTCTTCACCTGTCGGTATTGATTGAAACCATGCGCCGGGAAGGATATGAATTGCAGGTTGGTCAGCCGCAGGTATTGTTCAAGCAGGATGAAAACGGCAACCGTCTGGAACCGATTGAAACCCTGGTTGTTGACGTACCGGAAGCAACGGCTGGAAAAGTGATCGAGTTGGCTACGCAGCGCAAAGGCGAGCTTTTGATCATGGAACCGAAAGGCGACTTGCAGCACTTGGAGTTTGAAATTCCTTCGCGTGGTCTGATCGGTTTACGGTCAAACGTGTTGACTGCAACTTTCGGGGAGGCCGTAATGAGCCACCGCGTTAAGGATTACCAGGCGTATAAAGGACCAATTCCTGAGCGGATCAACGGTTCGCTAATCTCGATGAACAGCGGCGCGGCAACAGCTTACGCTATCGATAAATTGCAGGATCGTGGTTCATTCTTTGTTGAGCCAGGTGATGACATTTATACGGGTCAGGTTATTGGCGAGCACAACCGTCAAAACGACATCGTGGTGAACCTGCAAACTGCCAAGCAGTTGACAAACATGCGGGCATCGGGTTCAGATACCAACGTGAAAATTGCGCCAAAGATCACTTTCTCACTGGAAGAATCGATGGAATACATCCAGAAGGATGAATACCTGGAAGTAACGCCAAAATCGATCCGGATTCGTAAGATTTATCTGGATGAAAACGAGCGGAAACGCAACCAGAGCAAATTTGTAATGGCCTAA